One genomic region from Jilunia laotingensis encodes:
- a CDS encoding calcium-translocating P-type ATPase, PMCA-type encodes MTAKKDDYYHLGLTDSEVLKSREKYGVNLLTPPKRTSLWKLYLEKFEDPVVRVLLIAAVFSFIISVIENEYAETIGIIAAILLATGIGFYFEYDASKKFDLLNAVNEETLVKVIRNGKIQEIPRKDIVVGDIVVLETGEEIPADGELIEAISLQVNESNLTGEPVINKTIIEADFDEEATYASNKVMRGTTVVDGHGMMKVLRVGDDTEIGKVARQSTEQSGEPTPLNIQLTRLAKLIGKIGFAVAGATFVIFVSKDLYHYISANEITGWHNYMAIAQIVLKYFMMAVTLIVVAVPEGLPMSVTLSLALNMRRMLSTNNLVRKMHACETMGAITVICTDKTGTLTQNLMQVHEPDFYGLKEGGKLSDDELSKLVMEGISANSTAFLEETAEGEKPKGVGNPTEVALLLWLNGQHKDYLELREQASVLDQLTFSTERKYMATLVQSPLIGKKVLYVKGAPEIVLGKCKEVILDGRKVEANEYRPTVEVQLQEYQNMAMRTLGFAYKIVDADAPDDCVALVAENDLNFLGVVAISDPIRPDVPAAVAKCQSAGIGIKIVTGDTPGTATEIARQIGLWKPEDTERNRITGTAFAELTDAEALDRVMDLKIMSRARPTDKQRLVQLLQQKGAVVAVTGDGTNDAPALNHAQVGLSMGTGTSVAKEASDITLLDDSFNSIGTAVMWGRSLYKNIQRFIVFQLTINFVALFIVLLGSFIGTELPLTVTQMLWVNLIMDTFAALALASIPPSEGVMKEKPRRSTDFIITPSMRRDILGVGTVFLVVLMGMIYYFTNAEGGMTVERLTVFFTFFVMLQFWNLFNARVFGTTDSAFKGITKSYGMELVVLAILGGQFLIVEFGGAVFRTVPLGWQTWLAIIGISSLVLWVGEIIRFVQRLINKKR; translated from the coding sequence ATGACTGCAAAAAAAGATGATTATTATCATTTAGGCCTTACAGATAGTGAGGTCTTGAAAAGTAGAGAAAAGTATGGGGTTAACCTGCTTACCCCTCCCAAACGTACCTCCCTGTGGAAACTGTATTTGGAAAAGTTTGAAGATCCCGTGGTGCGTGTGTTACTTATTGCAGCTGTTTTCTCATTTATTATTTCTGTCATTGAAAATGAGTATGCCGAAACTATCGGCATCATTGCGGCTATTTTGCTGGCTACGGGAATCGGTTTCTATTTTGAATATGACGCAAGCAAGAAGTTTGACTTATTGAACGCAGTCAATGAGGAAACACTTGTCAAAGTGATCCGTAACGGCAAGATTCAGGAGATTCCCAGAAAGGACATCGTGGTAGGCGATATTGTGGTACTTGAAACGGGTGAGGAAATTCCCGCTGATGGAGAGCTGATAGAAGCCATCTCCCTGCAAGTCAACGAGTCGAACCTTACGGGAGAGCCTGTAATAAACAAGACGATCATCGAAGCCGATTTTGATGAGGAAGCCACTTATGCTTCCAATAAAGTGATGCGTGGAACAACGGTGGTCGATGGGCATGGAATGATGAAAGTACTCCGCGTGGGAGATGATACCGAGATCGGTAAAGTGGCACGGCAGAGTACGGAACAAAGCGGCGAACCTACACCGCTGAACATACAACTTACCCGCCTCGCCAAGTTGATTGGCAAGATCGGTTTTGCCGTGGCAGGTGCCACCTTTGTCATTTTTGTATCCAAGGACCTTTATCATTATATCTCTGCAAATGAAATAACCGGCTGGCACAATTATATGGCTATCGCACAGATTGTCCTGAAATATTTTATGATGGCTGTTACCTTGATCGTAGTAGCTGTCCCCGAAGGACTTCCGATGAGCGTCACGCTGAGTCTGGCTTTGAATATGCGCCGTATGCTTTCCACCAACAACCTTGTACGAAAGATGCATGCTTGTGAAACGATGGGAGCGATCACGGTCATTTGCACGGATAAAACCGGTACGCTGACTCAGAATCTGATGCAGGTGCATGAACCTGACTTTTACGGACTGAAAGAAGGGGGCAAACTTTCCGATGATGAGTTGAGCAAACTTGTGATGGAGGGGATCAGTGCCAATTCTACCGCTTTTCTTGAAGAGACAGCCGAGGGTGAGAAGCCGAAAGGGGTGGGCAATCCTACGGAAGTAGCTTTATTGTTATGGCTGAACGGACAACATAAGGATTACTTGGAATTGCGCGAGCAAGCTAGCGTGCTTGATCAGTTGACATTCTCCACCGAGCGTAAATATATGGCTACATTGGTGCAGTCGCCCCTGATCGGAAAGAAAGTGCTTTATGTAAAGGGCGCTCCGGAGATTGTTCTCGGCAAATGCAAGGAGGTGATACTGGATGGCAGAAAGGTGGAGGCGAACGAATACCGTCCCACGGTGGAGGTCCAGTTGCAGGAGTACCAGAATATGGCAATGCGTACCTTGGGATTTGCCTACAAAATAGTCGATGCCGATGCTCCGGATGATTGTGTGGCATTGGTTGCCGAAAATGATTTGAATTTCCTGGGAGTGGTTGCCATCTCCGATCCTATTCGCCCGGACGTACCTGCCGCAGTAGCAAAATGCCAGTCCGCAGGCATCGGCATTAAGATTGTCACGGGAGATACTCCCGGCACAGCCACGGAAATAGCCCGCCAGATCGGACTATGGAAACCGGAAGATACGGAACGAAACCGCATCACCGGTACTGCCTTTGCCGAGTTGACGGATGCCGAGGCTTTGGACAGGGTGATGGACTTGAAAATCATGTCGCGCGCCCGTCCTACCGACAAACAACGTCTGGTGCAATTGCTCCAGCAGAAAGGAGCCGTAGTTGCCGTCACAGGGGATGGGACGAACGATGCCCCGGCTTTGAATCATGCACAGGTCGGCCTGTCGATGGGTACCGGCACATCGGTTGCGAAAGAGGCGAGCGATATCACCCTGTTGGATGATTCTTTCAATAGCATCGGTACGGCTGTGATGTGGGGCCGATCCTTATATAAGAATATCCAACGGTTCATTGTGTTCCAGTTGACCATCAATTTCGTAGCACTCTTTATCGTGTTGCTGGGATCGTTCATCGGCACAGAATTGCCCCTGACCGTTACTCAAATGTTATGGGTCAACCTGATTATGGATACCTTTGCTGCGCTGGCACTTGCTTCGATCCCACCCAGCGAGGGCGTGATGAAAGAGAAACCGCGCCGCAGTACGGACTTCATCATCACCCCATCGATGAGGCGTGATATATTAGGTGTCGGTACGGTCTTTTTAGTGGTGTTAATGGGTATGATATACTATTTTACAAATGCAGAAGGGGGTATGACGGTGGAGCGTCTCACAGTTTTCTTTACCTTCTTTGTCATGCTGCAATTCTGGAATTTATTTAATGCCAGAGTTTTTGGGACTACCGATTCTGCATTTAAAGGAATTACGAAGTCTTACGGGATGGAGTTGGTCGTGCTTGCCATACTTGGCGGTCAATTTCTGATCGTAGAGTTCGGTGGGGCGGTGTTCCGTACCGTTCCTCTAGGTTGGCAGACGTGGCTGGCGATCATCGGTATTTCATCCCTCGTCTTGTGGGTGGGGGAAATCATCCGTTTCGTTCAGCGTTTAATAAATAAGAAAAGATGA